The following proteins are co-located in the Pseudomonas sp. ATCC 13867 genome:
- the dapF gene encoding diaminopimelate epimerase, with amino-acid sequence MLLRFTKMHGLGNDFMVLDLVSQHAHVQPRHVKQWGDRNFGVGFDQLLIVEPPSTPEADFRYRIFNCDGSEVEQCGNGARCFARFVIDKRLTAKKSIRVETKGGMIELTIANDGQVTVNMGAPHLAPEQVPFQADAEALSYGVEVDGQSYQLAAISMGNPHGVLRVDDVDSAPVRTLGPKLEVHESFPQKANIGFLQVVSPNQARLRVWERGVGETLACGTGACAAAVAGIRQGWLQSPVQIELPGGRLSIEWAGPGQPVMMTGPAVRVFEGQVRL; translated from the coding sequence ATGCTTCTGCGCTTTACCAAGATGCATGGGCTGGGCAATGACTTCATGGTCCTGGACCTGGTCAGCCAGCACGCCCATGTGCAACCGCGCCACGTGAAACAGTGGGGCGACCGCAATTTCGGGGTCGGTTTCGATCAACTGCTGATCGTCGAGCCGCCGAGCACGCCGGAGGCGGATTTCCGCTACCGCATCTTCAACTGCGACGGCAGCGAGGTCGAACAGTGTGGCAACGGCGCGCGCTGCTTCGCCCGCTTCGTGATCGACAAGCGCCTGACCGCGAAGAAGAGCATCCGCGTGGAAACCAAGGGCGGGATGATCGAGCTGACCATCGCCAACGACGGCCAGGTCACCGTGAACATGGGCGCGCCGCACCTGGCGCCCGAGCAGGTGCCGTTCCAGGCCGACGCCGAGGCGCTGAGCTACGGCGTTGAAGTGGACGGCCAGAGTTATCAGCTGGCGGCGATCTCCATGGGCAACCCGCACGGCGTGCTGCGCGTGGATGACGTGGACAGCGCCCCGGTGCGCACCCTGGGTCCGAAACTGGAAGTCCACGAAAGCTTCCCGCAGAAGGCCAACATCGGTTTCCTGCAGGTGGTGAGCCCGAACCAGGCGCGCCTGCGCGTCTGGGAACGCGGCGTCGGCGAGACCCTCGCCTGCGGCACTGGCGCCTGCGCCGCCGCGGTCGCCGGCATCCGCCAGGGCTGGCTGCAATCGCCGGTGCAGATCGAGCTTCCCGGCGGACGGTTGTCCATCGAGTGGGCAGGACCGGGTCAGCCCGTTATGATGACCGGGCCCGCGGTGCGGGTGTTCGAAGGCCAGGTACGTCTATAA
- a CDS encoding DUF484 family protein gives MTDTPQEPTVTLEADQVADYLRRHPEFFVDHDELIPEMRIPHQPGDAVSLVERQVRLLRERNIEMRHRLSQLMDVARDNDRLFDKTRRLVLDLLDATSLEDVVSTVEDSLRHEFQVPYVSLILFSDNNLPVGRSVSSAEAHQAIGGLLSGGKTVSGVLRPHELAFLFCENEREQVGSAAVVPLTFQGLHGVLAIGSPDPQHYKSSLGTLFLGYVAEVLARVLPRFATPLRSVR, from the coding sequence ATGACCGATACTCCGCAGGAACCCACCGTTACCCTCGAAGCCGACCAGGTCGCCGACTATCTCCGTCGGCACCCTGAGTTCTTCGTCGACCATGACGAGCTGATCCCGGAGATGCGCATCCCGCACCAGCCGGGCGATGCCGTGTCGCTGGTGGAGCGCCAGGTGCGCCTGCTGCGCGAGCGCAACATCGAGATGCGCCATCGACTGTCGCAGTTGATGGACGTGGCCCGCGACAACGACCGGCTGTTCGACAAGACCCGCCGGCTGGTGCTCGACCTGCTCGACGCCACCAGCCTGGAAGACGTGGTCAGCACCGTCGAGGACAGCCTGCGCCACGAATTTCAGGTGCCCTACGTCAGCCTGATCCTGTTCAGCGACAACAACCTGCCGGTGGGCCGCTCGGTGAGCAGCGCCGAAGCGCACCAGGCCATCGGCGGCCTGCTGTCGGGCGGCAAGACCGTGAGCGGCGTGCTGCGCCCCCACGAGCTGGCCTTCCTGTTCTGCGAAAACGAACGCGAGCAGGTCGGCTCCGCCGCCGTGGTGCCGCTGACCTTCCAGGGCCTGCACGGCGTGCTGGCGATCGGCAGCCCCGACCCGCAACACTACAAGAGCTCGCTGGGCACCCTGTTCCTGGGCTACGTCGCCGAAGTCCTCGCGCGGGTCCTGCCGCGTTTCGCCACGCCACTGCGTTCGGTGCGCTAG
- the xerC gene encoding tyrosine recombinase XerC: MTLEAGIDAYLEHLRSERQVSVHTLDGYRRDLLRLAALCEKASITVWPALQVRDLRLFVARLHQQGLASRSLSRLLSATRGLFQYLIREGRCRHNPADGLSAPKGARKLPRTLDTDRTAQLLDGGVEDDFIARRDQAVLELFYSSGLRLSELVGLDLEWLDLKEGLVRVHGKGNKVRELPVGRAARQAIEAWLPLRALVSPQDNAVFIGRSGKRLTPRAIQLRVRQAGVRELGQHLHPHMLRHSFASHMLESSQDLRAVQELLGHADIATTQIYTHLDFQHLATVYDQAHPRARRKPDGEPGAEE, from the coding sequence TTGACGCTTGAAGCTGGCATCGATGCCTACCTGGAACACCTGCGCAGCGAACGCCAGGTGTCCGTCCATACCCTCGACGGCTATCGCCGCGACCTGCTGCGCCTGGCCGCGCTCTGCGAGAAAGCCTCGATCACCGTCTGGCCGGCGCTGCAGGTGCGCGATCTGCGCCTGTTCGTCGCCCGCCTGCACCAGCAGGGCCTCGCCAGCCGCAGCCTGTCACGCCTGCTCTCGGCGACCCGTGGGCTGTTCCAGTACCTGATCCGCGAAGGGCGCTGCCGGCACAATCCGGCGGACGGCCTGTCCGCCCCCAAGGGCGCGCGCAAGCTGCCGCGCACCCTCGACACCGACCGTACCGCACAGTTGCTCGACGGTGGCGTCGAGGACGACTTCATCGCCCGCCGCGACCAGGCCGTGCTGGAGCTGTTCTATTCCTCCGGCCTGCGCCTGTCCGAACTGGTCGGCCTCGATCTGGAATGGCTCGACCTCAAGGAAGGCCTGGTACGCGTGCACGGCAAGGGCAACAAGGTGCGCGAACTGCCCGTGGGCCGCGCCGCGCGGCAGGCCATCGAAGCCTGGCTACCCCTGCGCGCGCTGGTCTCGCCGCAGGACAACGCGGTGTTCATCGGCCGCAGCGGCAAGCGCCTGACGCCGCGCGCCATTCAACTGCGAGTGCGCCAGGCCGGCGTACGCGAGCTCGGCCAGCACCTGCACCCGCACATGCTGCGGCACTCCTTCGCCAGCCACATGCTGGAGTCATCGCAGGACCTGCGCGCCGTACAGGAGCTGCTCGGCCATGCCGACATCGCCACCACGCAGATCTACACCCACCTGGATTTCCAACACCTCGCCACGGTCTACGACCAGGCGCACCCGCGGGCGCGCCGCAAACCCGACGGCGAGCCGGGAGCTGAAGAATGA
- a CDS encoding HAD family hydrolase, translating into MSIRLVTFDLDDTLWNVAPVMNSAEATLREWLAVNAAQLGPVPIEHLWAIRSRLLGEDPMLRHRLSELRRRILFHALLDAGYPQAEAGDLAEAGFQTFLHARHQVALFPEVHPTLERLANQFILGVLTNGNADVRRLGLADYFQFALCAEELGVGKPDPHPFQEALKRGGVAADHAVHIGDHPSDDIAGARRAGMKAIWFNPARKVWDGEEEPSAIIHNLSELPGVLAKL; encoded by the coding sequence ATGAGTATCCGTCTGGTCACCTTCGACCTCGATGACACGCTGTGGAACGTCGCCCCGGTGATGAACAGCGCGGAAGCCACCCTGCGCGAATGGCTGGCGGTGAATGCCGCACAGCTCGGCCCGGTCCCCATCGAACACCTGTGGGCGATCCGCTCGCGCCTGCTGGGCGAAGACCCGATGCTCAGGCACCGCCTGAGCGAGCTACGCCGGCGCATCCTGTTCCACGCGCTGCTCGATGCCGGTTATCCACAGGCCGAGGCCGGCGACCTGGCCGAAGCCGGCTTCCAGACCTTCCTCCACGCGCGGCATCAGGTGGCGCTGTTCCCCGAGGTGCATCCGACGCTGGAGCGGCTGGCCAACCAGTTCATCCTCGGCGTACTCACCAACGGCAATGCCGACGTGCGTCGGCTGGGCCTGGCCGACTACTTCCAGTTCGCCCTGTGCGCGGAGGAACTGGGCGTCGGCAAGCCGGATCCGCATCCGTTCCAGGAAGCGCTCAAGCGCGGGGGCGTGGCGGCGGATCACGCGGTGCACATCGGCGACCACCCCAGCGACGACATCGCCGGCGCGCGACGCGCGGGCATGAAGGCGATCTGGTTCAACCCGGCTCGCAAGGTCTGGGACGGCGAGGAGGAGCCCAGCGCGATCATCCACAACCTTTCCGAGCTGCCGGGAGTTCTGGCGAAGCTCTGA
- the sutA gene encoding transcriptional regulator SutA produces MSDEELEQDELDGADEDDGEELVAADDSDAEADSGDGDEAPSPKGGGKKAKAAAEEEELPSVEAKQKERDALAKAMEDFLNRGGKVQEIEPNVVADPPKKPDSKYGSRPI; encoded by the coding sequence ATGAGCGACGAAGAACTGGAACAGGACGAGCTGGACGGCGCTGACGAGGACGATGGCGAGGAGCTCGTCGCAGCGGACGACAGCGACGCCGAAGCAGACAGCGGCGATGGGGATGAAGCCCCTTCTCCCAAGGGCGGTGGCAAGAAAGCCAAGGCCGCTGCGGAAGAAGAGGAACTGCCCTCGGTCGAAGCCAAGCAGAAGGAGCGCGATGCCCTGGCCAAGGCGATGGAGGATTTCCTCAATCGTGGCGGCAAGGTGCAGGAGATCGAACCCAACGTGGTCGCCGATCCGCCCAAGAAGCCGGATAGCAAATACGGCAGCCGCCCCATCTGA
- a CDS encoding secondary thiamine-phosphate synthase enzyme YjbQ gives MWQQKSITLHPRPRGFHLVTDEILAALPELARCRVGLLHLLLQHTSASLTVNENADPSVRRDFERFFNRLVPQGEGGYEHDYEGPDDLPAHFKASLLGCQLTLPIQDGHLAMGTWQGIYLGEHRDHGGPRRILATWQGELV, from the coding sequence ATGTGGCAGCAGAAGTCCATCACCCTGCACCCGCGTCCGCGAGGTTTCCACCTGGTCACCGACGAGATCCTGGCCGCGCTGCCGGAGCTTGCCAGGTGCCGGGTCGGCCTGCTGCACCTGCTGTTGCAGCACACCTCGGCGTCGTTGACGGTGAACGAGAACGCCGATCCCTCGGTGCGCCGTGATTTCGAGCGATTCTTCAATCGCCTGGTACCGCAGGGCGAGGGCGGCTATGAACATGATTACGAAGGCCCGGACGATCTGCCCGCGCACTTCAAGGCCAGCCTGCTGGGCTGCCAGCTGACCCTGCCGATACAGGATGGCCACTTGGCAATGGGCACCTGGCAGGGTATCTATCTCGGCGAGCACCGTGACCACGGAGGCCCGCGCAGGATACTGGCGACCTGGCAGGGCGAGCTTGTATGA
- a CDS encoding ammonium transporter → MTLRRYAGLGALLPLAMPGLALADEAAAPVLNSGDTAWMLISSALVLLMTIPGLALFYGGMVRAKNVLSIMMQCFAITALISILWVVYGYSLAFDTVGMEKGVINFASFVGGLDKAFLAGLTNTGLTSAAALFPESVFVMFQMTFAIITPALIVGAFAERMKFSAMLIFTALWFTLVYAPIAHMVWSGDGGLMWDWGVLDFAGGTVVHINAGVAGLVACLVLGKRKGYPNAAMAPHNLGYTLIGAALLWIGWFGFNAGSAAAANGTAGMAMLVTQIATAAAALGWMFAEWITHGKPSALGIASGVVAGLVAITPAAGTCGPMGAIVIGLAAGVICFFAATSLKRAIGYDDSLDAFGVHAVGGIVGALLTGVFAAPALGGFGTVTDIGAQLFTQFKGVAFTIVYTGIVSFVILKVLDLIMGLRVTEEEETMGLDLSLHNERGYNL, encoded by the coding sequence ATGACTCTGCGCAGATACGCAGGGCTAGGCGCCCTATTGCCTCTCGCAATGCCCGGACTGGCCCTGGCCGACGAGGCTGCGGCCCCCGTCCTGAACAGCGGCGACACCGCCTGGATGCTGATTTCCAGTGCCCTGGTGCTGCTGATGACCATCCCTGGCCTTGCGCTGTTCTACGGCGGCATGGTGCGCGCCAAGAACGTCCTGTCGATCATGATGCAGTGCTTTGCGATCACCGCGCTGATCAGCATCCTCTGGGTCGTCTACGGCTACAGCCTGGCCTTCGACACCGTGGGCATGGAAAAGGGCGTGATCAACTTCGCCTCCTTCGTCGGCGGCCTGGACAAGGCGTTCCTCGCCGGCCTGACCAACACCGGCCTGACCTCCGCCGCCGCGCTGTTCCCCGAAAGCGTGTTCGTGATGTTCCAGATGACCTTCGCGATCATCACTCCGGCCCTGATCGTCGGCGCGTTCGCCGAGCGCATGAAGTTCTCGGCCATGCTGATCTTCACCGCGCTGTGGTTCACCCTGGTCTACGCACCGATCGCCCACATGGTCTGGAGCGGTGATGGCGGCCTGATGTGGGACTGGGGTGTGCTGGACTTCGCCGGCGGCACCGTGGTGCACATCAATGCCGGTGTCGCGGGCCTGGTCGCCTGCCTGGTGCTGGGCAAGCGCAAGGGCTACCCGAATGCCGCGATGGCGCCGCACAACCTGGGCTACACCCTGATCGGCGCCGCCCTGCTGTGGATCGGCTGGTTCGGCTTCAACGCCGGCTCCGCCGCCGCCGCCAACGGCACCGCCGGCATGGCCATGCTGGTCACCCAGATCGCCACCGCCGCCGCCGCCCTGGGCTGGATGTTCGCCGAGTGGATCACCCACGGTAAGCCGAGCGCCCTGGGCATAGCTTCCGGCGTGGTCGCCGGTCTGGTCGCCATCACCCCGGCCGCCGGCACCTGCGGTCCGATGGGTGCCATCGTGATCGGCCTGGCCGCTGGCGTGATCTGCTTCTTCGCCGCCACCAGCCTCAAGCGCGCCATCGGCTACGACGATTCCCTGGATGCCTTCGGCGTGCACGCGGTCGGCGGCATCGTCGGCGCGCTGCTCACCGGCGTGTTCGCCGCGCCCGCCCTGGGCGGCTTCGGCACCGTCACCGACATCGGCGCGCAGCTGTTCACCCAGTTCAAGGGTGTGGCCTTCACCATCGTCTACACCGGTATCGTCAGCTTCGTGATCCTCAAGGTCCTGGACCTGATCATGGGGCTGCGCGTCACCGAGGAAGAGGAAACGATGGGTCTGGACCTCTCCCTGCACAACGAGCGCGGCTACAACCTGTAA
- the glnK gene encoding P-II family nitrogen regulator, whose translation MKLVTAIIKPFKLDDVRESLSEIGVQGITVTEVKGFGRQKGHTELYRGAEYVVDFLPKVKIDVAIADDQLDRVIEAITKAANTGKIGDGKIFVVNLEQAIRIRTGETGTDAI comes from the coding sequence ATGAAGCTAGTCACAGCCATCATCAAGCCGTTCAAGCTGGACGACGTTCGTGAGTCGCTGTCCGAGATCGGCGTGCAGGGCATTACTGTGACCGAAGTCAAGGGCTTCGGCCGGCAGAAGGGCCACACCGAGTTGTACCGTGGCGCGGAATACGTCGTCGACTTCCTGCCAAAGGTGAAGATCGACGTCGCCATCGCCGATGACCAGTTGGATCGCGTTATCGAAGCCATCACCAAGGCTGCCAACACCGGGAAGATCGGTGACGGCAAGATCTTTGTCGTAAATCTGGAACAGGCCATCCGTATCCGTACCGGCGAAACCGGCACCGACGCGATCTAA
- a CDS encoding accessory factor UbiK family protein: MLPPKAFLDAISQQAGRLFGGESPLPKAELEAQFKVLMQSAFSKLDLVSRDEFDSQMVVLARTRARLEALEAKVAEMEAKLSPPADAAPAAPAE; this comes from the coding sequence ATGCTGCCGCCCAAAGCCTTCCTCGACGCCATCAGCCAACAAGCCGGACGCCTGTTCGGCGGCGAATCGCCCCTGCCGAAGGCCGAGCTGGAAGCCCAGTTCAAGGTTCTGATGCAGAGCGCCTTCAGCAAGCTCGACCTGGTCAGCCGTGACGAGTTCGACAGCCAGATGGTGGTGCTCGCCCGTACCCGCGCCCGCCTCGAGGCCCTGGAAGCCAAGGTCGCGGAAATGGAAGCCAAGCTCTCGCCGCCCGCCGACGCCGCCCCGGCCGCCCCAGCCGAATAA
- a CDS encoding YifB family Mg chelatase-like AAA ATPase, whose product MSLAIVHSRAQVGVEAPGVTVEAHLANGLPSLTLVGLPEGAVKESKDRVRSALLNSGFDFPARRITLNLAPADLPKDGGRFDLAIALGILAASGQLADASGLEDLECLGELALSGTLRPVPGVLPAALAARAAGRALVVPRENAEEASLASGLTVYAVGHLLELAAHFSGRERLRPYEANGLLRSTPPYPDLAEVQGQTAAKRALLVAAAGAHNLLFSGPPGTGKTLLASRLPGLMPPLEEDEALQVAAIHSVAGRGPLTHWPQRPFRQPHHTASAPALVGGGSRPQPGEITLAHEGVLFLDELPEFDRKVLEVLREPLEGGEIVIARASGRVRFPARFQLVAAMNPCPCGYLGDPSGRCRCSPEQVQRYRAKLSGPLLDRIDLHLTVSRESTSLAPGGPSTSSAELAVQVAAARQLQLNRQGCANAFLDLKKMHQFCALSAEDQLWLEKAGERLNLSLRALHRILKVARTLADLQQTQAIGRAHLAEALQYRAGH is encoded by the coding sequence ATGTCCCTCGCCATCGTCCACAGCCGCGCCCAGGTCGGCGTCGAAGCACCCGGCGTCACCGTCGAGGCGCACCTGGCCAACGGCCTGCCGTCGCTGACCCTGGTCGGCCTGCCCGAAGGCGCCGTGAAGGAGAGCAAGGACCGCGTGCGCAGCGCCCTGCTCAACTCTGGCTTCGACTTCCCCGCCCGCCGCATCACCCTCAATCTCGCCCCGGCCGACCTACCGAAAGACGGCGGCCGCTTCGACCTGGCCATCGCCCTGGGCATCCTCGCCGCCAGCGGGCAGTTGGCCGATGCCAGTGGCCTGGAGGACCTGGAATGTCTGGGCGAACTGGCGCTCTCCGGCACCCTGCGCCCGGTGCCGGGCGTACTCCCTGCCGCGCTGGCCGCCCGCGCCGCCGGACGGGCACTGGTGGTGCCCAGGGAGAATGCCGAGGAAGCCAGCCTTGCCAGCGGGCTGACGGTCTATGCCGTCGGCCACCTGCTGGAACTGGCCGCGCACTTCAGCGGCCGGGAGCGCCTGCGGCCTTATGAGGCGAACGGCCTGCTGCGCAGCACGCCACCCTATCCCGACCTCGCCGAAGTGCAGGGCCAGACCGCCGCCAAGCGCGCCCTGCTGGTGGCCGCCGCCGGTGCGCACAACCTCCTGTTCAGCGGCCCGCCCGGCACCGGCAAGACACTGCTCGCCAGCCGCCTGCCCGGCCTGATGCCACCGCTGGAGGAAGACGAAGCGCTGCAAGTCGCAGCGATCCATTCCGTGGCCGGACGCGGACCGCTGACCCACTGGCCGCAACGTCCGTTTCGCCAGCCGCACCATACGGCATCCGCACCCGCCCTGGTGGGCGGCGGCAGCCGTCCTCAACCCGGAGAAATCACGCTGGCCCATGAAGGCGTGCTGTTCCTGGATGAACTGCCCGAGTTCGACCGCAAGGTCCTGGAGGTCCTGAGGGAGCCCCTGGAGGGTGGCGAGATCGTCATCGCCCGCGCCAGCGGTCGTGTGCGTTTCCCGGCGCGTTTCCAGCTGGTGGCGGCGATGAATCCATGCCCGTGCGGCTACCTCGGCGACCCCAGCGGACGCTGCCGTTGCTCGCCCGAGCAGGTCCAGCGCTACCGCGCCAAGCTCTCCGGGCCGCTACTGGATCGTATCGACCTGCACCTGACGGTCAGCCGCGAAAGCACCAGCCTCGCGCCTGGCGGCCCCAGCACCAGCAGCGCCGAGCTGGCCGTGCAGGTTGCCGCCGCGCGCCAGCTCCAGTTGAATCGCCAGGGCTGCGCGAACGCCTTTCTCGATCTGAAGAAGATGCACCAATTCTGTGCGTTGAGCGCCGAAGACCAGCTCTGGCTGGAGAAGGCCGGCGAACGCCTGAACCTGTCGCTGCGCGCCCTGCACCGGATTCTCAAGGTGGCGCGCACCCTGGCCGACCTGCAGCAGACGCAGGCCATCGGCCGGGCGCACCTGGCCGAGGCGCTGCAGTACCGCGCCGGGCACTAG